One Rosa chinensis cultivar Old Blush chromosome 5, RchiOBHm-V2, whole genome shotgun sequence genomic region harbors:
- the LOC112164812 gene encoding serine/threonine-protein kinase D6PKL1, producing MMGSQTAEGNSRRPPPLQITKTSKSEPVTPKKLPSNLQPAVSKQVSECKTQQDSAKYLADKLESSLSMGDPTQVPADVGLAVSETGNLPDGGGDKVKKTIENGIGSAKVSDGASSLAKTSGSAKISDRAEFVESGKSSICRGSTSTDVSDESSCSSFSSAINKPHKANDIHWEAIQAVRARDSVFGLGHFRLLKKLGCGDIGSVYLSELSGTKCYFAMKVMDKASLANRKKLLRAQTEREILQCLDHPFLPTLYTHFETEKYSCLVMEFCPGGDLHTLRQRQPGKYFSEQAVKFYVAEVLLALEYLHMLGIVYRDLKPENVLVRDDGHIMLSDFDLSLRCVVSPTLVKSSIPESDPLRKNPVYCAQPTCIEPSCIQPSCVVPTTCFSPRFFSSKSKKDRKPKNEMGNQVSPLPELIAEPTNARSMSFVGTHEYLAPEIIKGEGHGSAVDWWTFGIFLYELLFGKTPFKGSGNRATLFNVVGQPLRFPESPVVSFSARDLIRGLLVKEPQHRLAYKRGATEIKQHPFFEGVNWALIRCATPPDIPKPVEFERLSSPVMSSSDKATAAASHPDQNNYLEFDFF from the exons ATGATGGGTAGTCAGACAGCAGAAGGAAACTCCCGCAGACCTCCACCTTTACAGATTACAAAGACAAGTAAATCGGAGCCAGTTACTCCAAAAAAACTGCCCAGCAATCTGCAACCAGCTGTATCGAAGCAGGTTTCTGAATGCAAGACTCAGCAGGATTCTGCCAAATATTTAGCTGATAAGTTAGAATCAAGTTTATCAATGGGTGATCCAACTCAGGTGCCAGCCGATGTGGGCCTCGCAGTGAGTGAGACCGGGAATTTGCCGGATGGTGGTGGTgataaagtaaagaaaacaatagaaaatggTATTGGCTCGGCAAAGGTCAGCGATGGGGCAAGCAGTCTTGCCAAGACTAGTGGAAGTGCCAAGATTAGTGATCGAGCTGAGTTTGTTGAGAGTGGGAAGAGCAGTATTTGTAGAGGTAGCACAAGCACTGATGTGAGTGATGAAAGTAGTTGTAGCAGCTTTAGTAGTGCTATCAACAAACCTCACAAGGCAAATGACATTCATTGGGAAGCCATACAGGCTGTCCGTGCAAGGGATAGTGTATTTGGTTTAGGCCATTTTAGACTACTGAAGAAGTTGGGTTGTGGGGATATTGGAAGTGTCTATCTTTCTGAGTTGAGTGGAACAAAATGTTATTTTGCAATGAAGGTCATGGACAAGGCATCTTTGGCTAATCGTAAAAAACTTCTTCGGGCTCAGACAGAGAGAGAAATACTTCAATGTTTGGACCATCCTTTTCTTCCAACCCTATACACCCATTTTGAAACAGAAAAGTATTCATGTCTGGTGATGGAATTCTGCCCTGGCGGTGACTTGCACACACTTCGGCAGAGGCAACCAGGAAAGTACTTTAGTGAACAAGCAGTGAA GTTCTATGTAGCAGAGGTTCTCCTTGCGCTGGAATATCTTCACATGCTTGGGATTGTTTATCGTGACCTCAAGCCGGAGAATGTCCTTGTAAGAGATGATGGACACATAATGCTTTCAGACTTTGATCTTTCCCTGCGGTGTGTTGTCAGCCCGACTCTAGTTAAGTCTTCAATTCCTGAGTCCGATCCCTTGCGAAAGAACCCAGTTTACTGTGCGCAACCGACCTGCATTGAGCCCTCATGTATTCAGCCATCATGTGTGGTGCCTACAACATGTTTCTCCCCTCGTTTCTTTTCAAGTAAATCCAAGAAAGACCGAAAACCCAAGAATGAAATGGGAAACCAAGTCAGCCCATTGCCAGAACTTATTGCTGAGCCAACCAATGCTCGGTCGATGTCATTTGTTGGGACTCATGAGTATTTGGCACCAGAAATTATCAAAGGTGAAGGCCATGGCAGTGCTGTTGATTGGTGGACTTTTGGGATCTTCCTGTATGAGCTATTGTTCGGTAAGACCCCTTTCAAGGGATCAGGGAATCGAGCCACTCTGTTCAATGTCGTGGGTCAGCCACTGAGATTCCCAGAATCGCCAGTGGTCAGCTTTTCAGCAAGAGATCTGATAAGGGGCTTACTAGTGAAAGAACCGCAGCACAGGCTTGCATACAAGCGTGGAGCAACGGAGATTAAACAACATCCCTTCTTTGAAGGTGTTAATTGGGCATTGATTAGATGTGCAACCCCACCTGATATCCCAAAGCCAGTCGAGTTTGAGCGGCTATCATCCCCCGTAATGTCATCTAGTGATAAAGCTACTGCTGCTGCCTCTCATCCAGATCAAAACAATTATCTGGAATTCGAtttcttttaa
- the LOC112166407 gene encoding SEC14 cytosolic factor, which translates to MFKYLQREPTEDRMGVPDPEAIKQFQLLMEEVDEPLKKTFENVHQGYPNETFVRFLKARDWNVGKAHKMLVDCLQWRIDSEIDNILAKPIIPTDLYRAVRDSQLLGLSGYSKEGLPVIAIGVGLSTYDKASVNYYVQSHIQMNEYRDRVVLPAATKKYGKYIGTCVKVLDMTGLRLSALNHIKLLTVISTIDDLNYPEKTDTYYIVNAPYIFSACWKVVKPLLQERTRRKIQVLQGCGKDELLKIMDYSSLPHFCRKQGSGSSRNSENGHTSNCFSLDHAFHQELYNFVKQQAIQTERVAPIKQGSFHVNFPDPNPEDAEIAKTIESEFHKYGNHNGLNGLTKSLSGLRFNGS; encoded by the exons ATGTTTAAATATCTGCAAAGGGAACCGACAGAAGACAGGATGGGTGTTCCTGATCCAGAAGCGATCAAGCAGTTTCAGTTGTTAATGGAAGAAG TTGATGAACCGCTGAAGAAGACATTTGAG aatgtGCACCAAGGGTATCCAAATGAGACATTTGTGCGGTTTCTTAAAGCGAGGGACTGGAATGTTGGCAAAGCCCACAAAATG TTGGTTGACTGTTTGCAATGGAGGATAGACAGCGAAATTGACAATATATTGGCG AAACCAATCATCCCTACTGATTTGTACAGAGCAGTGCGAGATTCTCAGCTTTTGGGATTGTCTGGTTACTCAAAAGAG gGTCTTCCTGTCATTGCTATTGGTGTTGGGCTCAGCACATATGACAAAGCTTCT GTAAATTACTATGTTCAGTCGCACATCCAAATGAATGAATACCGAGATCGTGTAGTTTTA CCTGCTGCAACAAAGAAGTACGGCAAATATATTGGAACCTGTGTGAAAGTTTTGGATATGACTGGTTTAAGGCTCTCAGCACTTAATCATATTAAG CTTTTGACTGTTATTTCCACTATCGATGACTTGAATTATCCAGAAAAGACGGATACATACTATATTGTCAATGCCCCATACATATTTTCAGCATGTTGGAAG GTGGTAAAACCTCTTTTGCAAGAAAGGACTAGGAGGAAAATCCAGGTTCTTCAAGGTTGTGGGAAAGATGAATTACTCAAA ATCATGGATTATTCGTCCCTCCCACATTTTTGTAGAAAACAGGGCTCTGGATCATCTCGGAATTCAGAGAATGGACATACTAGTAATTGTTTCTCGTTGGACCATGCTTTCCATCAAGAGCTCTACAATTTTGTCAAGCAGCAAGCTATTCAAACGGAGCGTGTTGCACCAATCAAACAGGGATCCTTCCACGTCAATTTCCCTGATCCAAACCCTGAAGACGCAGAGATTGCGAAAACCATAGAGTCTGAGTTCCACAAGTATGGAAACCACAACGGCCTCAACGGCCTCACCAAGTCACTAAGTGGCCTAAGATTTAACGGTTCTTGA
- the LOC112167012 gene encoding uncharacterized protein LOC112167012, producing MASARDRDDSLLPFTTPPSTSSSPIVISDPLDGFLSDPNSHIGTSASGSFQNEGLLADTSASGSDAEFGFSRGEFRTSQLAGTVEFYQRHVFLCYKNPQVWPPRIEAAEFDRLPRLLHAAVMARRVDMRKETRLTICEGHDGTETSNGDVLIFPDMIRYRRLTHFDVDTFVEEVLVKDGEWLPGTPETLRGSYIFVCSHGSRDRRCGVCGPPLINRFREEIDLHGLQGKMSVRPCSHIGGHKYAGNVIIFGSNINKEVTGHWYGYVAPEDVPQLLEQHIGRGEIVDWLWRGQMGLSEEQQKKSQELRLQPNGESNVEKRSTELTQTKERGMNTGTCRSQVEIGGCCQENGSSSCCQNTSLTDRISSPDLNMMATQETSEKKKSSSKLLSRRSKAASARKFCAMPTWSESWEREDTYAALAIVCAAVSVGVAYSCYKQLR from the exons atggcTAGCGCCCGAGACCGAGACGACTCCTTGCTCCCATTTACGACGCCCCCATCCACGTCGTCTTCCCCGATTGTGATATCCGACCCGCTCGACGGGTTCCTCTCCGACCCGAATTCCCACATCGGGACCAGCGCCTCCGGGAGCTTCCAGAACGAGGGTTTGTTGGCAGATACTAGCGCGAGCGGCAGCGACGCCGAGTTTGGGTTTTCGAGGGGCGAGTTCCGGACGAGTCAACTCGCCGGCACGGTGGAGTTTTATCAGAGGCATGTGTTTTTGTGCTACAAGAACCCGCAGGTGTGGCCGCCGAGGATTGAGGCGGCGGAGTTTGATCGGCTGCCGAGGCTGCTCCACGCGGCGGTGATGGCGAGGAGGGTGGATATGAGGAAAGAG ACTCGCTTAACAATATGTGAAGGGCACGATGGAACTGAGACTTCAAATGGTGATGTATTAATTTTCCCCGACATGATCAGATACAG GAGATTGACACATTTTGATGTTGACACATTCGTTGAAGAAGTTCTTGTGAAGGATGGTGAGTGGCTGCCTGGAACTCCTGAAACTCTGAGGGGTTCATACATATTTGTATGTTCTCATGGGTCCAGGGATCGCCGTTGTGGAGTCTGTGGGCCTCCCTTGATCAATAGATTCAGAGAAGAGATAGATTTGCATGGTCTACAAGGTAAAATGTCTGTTAGGCCATGTTCACACATTGGGGGGCATAAGTATGCAGGAAATGTAATTATATTTGGATCAAATATCAACAAAGAAGTCACTGGCCACTG GTATGGATATGTTGCTCCAGAAGATGTACCTCAATTGCTTGAGCAGCATATTGGGAGAGGAGAAATTGTAGACTGGCTATGGAG GGGTCAAATGGGTTTATCAGAAGAACAACAGAAGAAATCTCAAGAACTAAGGCTCCAGCCCAATGGCGAGTCAAATGTGGAGAAAAGAAGTACAGAGCTGACACAAACGAAGGAAAGGGGGATGAATACTGGTACATGCAGATCTCAAGTTGAAATTGGGGGCTGTTGCCAGGAAAACGGAAGCTCTTCTTGCTGCCAGAACACTTCGTTAACAGATAGGATAAGTAGTCCTGATTTGAATATGATGGCAACACAAGAGAcatctgaaaagaaaaagagcagTAGCAAACTACTTTCACGCAGAAGCAAAGCTGCATCTGCTCGAAAGTTTTGTGCTATGCCAACATGGTCTGAGAGCTGGGAGCGGGAAGATACATATGCAGCTTTGGCTATTGTTTGTGCTGCTGTGTCGGTTGGTGTTGCTTACAGTTGCTACAAACAGTTGAGATGA
- the LOC112167010 gene encoding WEB family protein At5g55860: MVAKDHQSATNSPSPKVEVGEIDTRAPFQSVKDAVSLFGEGAFSGSGEKPAIRKIKPQSAERVLANETQLHLAQKELNKLKEQLMNAETTKAQALVELAKAKVSHEELNKKLASLGESKESAIKASEAAKNQAKQLEEANNGNLAGTDGAWKQDLETDRAQYMNVITELDAAKQELRKIRQDCDASLEAKVAAFKQAAEAEDAAKANAERVNELSKEIAAVHESIGQVKLASEEAQQEKAKVFSEKDVLRQAYKATAEESAKKLLSLQKQFDPEISRNLEAQLADTLNEIGALQKQMENEKASDLDSVRTVTSELDGAKESLHKVAEEENGLRSLVEALKVEIENVKKEHAELKEKEAETESIAGNLHVKLRKTKTELEACLAEESKARGASNEMIATLNQLSLEIENARRDAEEMKIKAEEMKKEAETTKSAVKEAEKKLKIALEEAEEAKSAEESALEQIRTLSERTNAVRASTSESGGQITISKDEFESLSRKVEESDTLAEMRVAAAMAQVEAVKASENEALKKLEATQKEIEDMKAATEEAKKRAEMAEAAKKAVEGELRRWREREQKKAADAASRIMAETEESVESSPRHYRIQKQNSQTKTVQGRKMEKAKTSVSKKTLLPTLSGMFNRKRNQIEGGSPSYLPGERPL; the protein is encoded by the exons CCTGCCATTAGGAAGATAAAACCCCAGTCAGCGGAG CGAGTGCTAGCCAATGAGACACAGCTTCACCTGGCCCAGAAAGAATTGAACAAGCTGAAGGAACAACTAATGAATGCTGAAACTACTAAAGCCCAAGCACTTGTGGAGCTTGCAAAGGCCAAAGTAAGTCATGAAGAGCTGAACAAGAAGCTGGCATCTCTCGGTGAATCTAAGGAATCCGCAATAAAGGCATCAGAAGCTGCAAAAAATCAGGCAAAGCAACTCGAAGAAGCAAACAATGGGAACCTAGCTGGAACTGATGGTGCTTGGAAGCAAGACTTGGAAACAGACAGAGCACAATACATGAATGTAATTACTGAACTTGATGCTGCAAAGCAAGAGTTGAGGAAAATCCGTCAGGACTGTGATGCATCCTTAGAAGCAAAAGTTGCTGCATTCAAGCAGGCGGCAGAAGCTGAAGATGCAGCCAAAGCAAATGCGGAGAGGGTTAATGAGCTCTCAAAGGAAATTGCAGCTGTGCATGAATCAATTGGGCAAGTGAAGCTTGCATCTGAGGAAGCCCAGCAAGAGAAAGCAAAGGTATTTTCCGAAAAGGATGTCCTGAGGCAAGCATATAAGGCTACGGCAGAAGAGTCTGCAAAGAAATTGCTCTCTCTACAAAAACAGTTTGATCCAGAAATTTCCAGAAATCTTGAAGCACAACTTGCTGATACATTGAATGAAATTGGAGCTCTGCAAAAGCAAATGGAGAATGAAAAGGCTTCAGATTTAGATTCTGTAAGAACGGTCACTTCGGAGCTGGATGGTGCTAAGGAATCACTGCATAAAGTAGCCGAAGAAGAAAACGGCCTCAGAAGTTTAGTTGAAGCACTTAAGGTGGAAATTGAGAATGTGAAGAAAGAGCATGCTGAGCTCAAGGAAAAGGAAGCGGAAACAGAATCTATTGCTGGgaacttacatgtcaaactgcGGAAAACTAAGACTGAGCTTGAAGCATGCCTAGCCGAAGAATCTAAAGCCAGAGGTGCTTCCAATGAAATGATAGCAACACTAAACCAGCTGTCGTTGGAAATTGAAAATGCTCGACGGGATGCAGAAGAGATGAAGATTAAAGCGGAGGAAATGAAAAAGGAAGCTGAAACTACCAAAAGTGCTGTAAAAGAGGCCGAGAAGAAGCTGAAAATTGCTCTGGAAGAAGCTGAAGAAGCTAAATCAGCAGAAGAAAGTGCCCTTGAACAGATTAGAACTTTATCCGAGAGAACTAACGCTGTTCGCGCATCAACATCTGAGTCTGGTGGCCAGATCACTATATCGAAGGATGAATTTGAGTCTTTGAGCCGAAAGGTTGAGGAGTCCGACACATTAGCAGAAATGAGAGTGGCTGCTGCCATGGCTCAGGTGGAAGCTGTGAAGGCTAGTGAAAATGAGGCCTTGAAGAAGTTAGAGGCAACCCAGAAGGAGATTGAAGATATGAAGGCTGCAACTGAGGAGGCCAAAAAGAGGGCCGAAATGGCTGAAGCAGCCAAAAAGGCAGTGGAAGGAGAGCTCCGAAGGTGGCGGGAACGCGAGCAAAAGAAAGCAGCAGATGCTGCCTCACGGATAATGGCAGAGACAGAGGAGTCGGTGGAATCATCCCCGCGCCATTACAGGATTCAAAAGCAGAACTCCCAGACGAAAACTGTCCAGGGCCGGAAGATGGAGAAAGCAAAGACCTCTGTTTCAAAAAAGACACTATTGCCTACCCTCAGCGGGATGTTTAATAGGAAAAGGAACCAGATTGAGGGTGGCTCTCCTtcttatctccctggtgagagaCCCCTTTGA